In the genome of Gemmatimonadota bacterium, the window GCCATGGACCGCAGGACCATGGCGGTCATCACGCCGGACAGGGCGTAAATCGAGCCGACCGAGAGATCGATCCCGCCGGAGATGATCACCATGGTTGCCCCGACGGCCATGATCACGAAGAAACTGGCGTCCGTGGCCGTCTGCATCAGCGTACGGGAATTCAGGAAATTGTTGACGAGCTCGCCCGTGGTGCGGTCCACGTGATACCCCGCAAAAACGGAGAGTACCGCACCGAGCAGCAGGATGACGAGAATCAGTCCCGTTTGCTGGGAACCGAGCAGGATTCGTAGCATCGGCAGCATCGTCGTTCCGGGCGTTCGCATGGTTTTTCTCGGTGGATGGGGTGTCCTGAAATTGTAAGAAACCGCAGGCCTAAATCAAGGAAAACGTATCGGAGGGGAAACAGAAAACCCCGGCATGCGTCGTCGGCATGCCGGGGTCGGTGCTCATCCTTTCATCCTGCGTGGCGGCGCCGCGTCAGGAGGCCTTCTTCTCCGCGGGTTCCGCATCCTCGCGCTGCAGTTCTTCTTCCCGGTCCTCGATTTTCTGCTGCGATGCCTTGATGCGATCCAGGATGCCGTTCACTTCCGTATCTCCCGACACGTCGGTGATGCCATCATCGACCAGCAACTGGTGCACGCGGCCTCCCAGTTCGGTCATCTGGTTGCGGATATCGGCACGGGCCGACTGGATCTCCAGCTTGATCCGGCCCTTCCGCGTGAGATCTTCGGCCATGTCCAGCGCGCCGGACAGGCTCTTTCGCACGGTTTCGATCGGACCGTCCAATTCTGACTTGATCGTTTGCCAGAGGTTCATGATGGAACTCCTTTTCCTGGTACCTTCGTGCGTCTCTGAACCGCGGTTTCAGCGGCCGTATGGTCTTTAATCGTTAGACGTCCGTTTTGCCTTCCGGGTTTCAGTATACCGCAAGCCGGCACCCGCGTCAACGATAGAGCGCGTATGCGACGATGTTGATGCCCATTCTGAAAGCGGCTTCGCGTTTCGCCGGCGGATCGTTGTGGGTCTTTTCGTCGGCCCAGCCGTCGCTGACATTGCTTTCGTACGTGTAATACACCACCAGCCGTCCGTCGTGGAAGAGCCCGAACCCCTGGGGCGGCTTGCCGTCGTGCTCATGGTGTTTGGGCGGGCCGGCCGGGAATTCATAGATGATGTGGTAGATCGGATGGTCGAAGGGCAGCTCGACGAAATCCTTGTCCGGAAAGACCCGTTTCATCTCCCGACGGAAGGCCTCGTCCATCCCATAGTCGTCATCGGCGTAGAGGAAACCGCCTCGCGCCAGGTAGGTGCGGAGGTTCCGGATTTCCAGTTCGGTCCACCTGACCTCGCCATGGCCGGTCATGAAAATGAAGGGGGAAGAAAACAGGAGATCATCGGTCAGGGTGACGACACGCTGATCCGGGTTCGTCTCTATGCCCGCTCGCAGCTGCAGCTCCCGGGCCAGGTTGGGAATGGCCTCCGGGTCGTTGTACCAGTCGCCTCCGCCGTCGTACTTCAATCGCGCAATGGTCAGCCTGCCGTTTTCGTGGTCGGCCGCCCGCCCTTCGGAACCCGTCCACCCAAGGACGATACCGCACAGCAGGAGCGCATGCACGGTGCTGCGAAGGGAGATCATCGCGGTAAGCTCCCGGTCATCCACGGCCGCCGGGACGGGCGGGCCGGGTCCTGCCGCCCGGGCGCCGAGCGGAAGCGCGCACGCGCTGCCCGCCTCCCGCGAGGGCCATCAGGTAGACCAGGCCGATCGCGACAAGACCCAGGATTACCGTACCGATCACGCTGAAACCAATCGTCGCCAACATACGCTCTCCTCAACCGGTGCTGGAGATACGTCCTCCGGACGTTCTCCGATCGTTTTCTCCCCACATTCGGTCAGCCGCCGATCCCGGCCTGCGTCAGCCGCCGATCCCGGCCTGCGGTCCCGCGTCTCGGCCGGTATTCACGCTCCAGTCCAACAGCCGCCGCATGTCCGTGAACCGGGTCCTGCTCGTCGGGCCTCCGAGTATGACGGCATAAAGATCGTCGCCTTCGTTGCCGACGGCCCGGAGCACGAGACAATACCCGGCTCTACGGATGTATCCGGTTTTGCTGCCTACGCACGCCCACCGGCTTTCCGATACCGGTTCGCGGACCAGCCGATTGGTGGTCCGGATGGTATGCGTGCGCCTGTTCGTGCCGAAACGGTGCTCCTTTGCCAGGAGGACCTCCGCCAGCAGGTCGTCCTGCAACGCATTCCACAGGAGGGCAATGCAGTCCACCGCGGTGGACGTATTTCCTGAATCCAATCCGGTGGGTTCGGTAAATCGCGAGTCCGCCAGACCGAGCGAAGCCGCCGTGTCGTTCATCTGATCCACGAACGCCTCGATCGTCAGGCCTGTGGCACGGGCCAGCGCCCGGGCCGCCGCGTTGTCCGAAGCGATCAGGGTGGCGTACAGCAAATCCCGAGCC includes:
- a CDS encoding DUF4159 domain-containing protein; its protein translation is MISLRSTVHALLLCGIVLGWTGSEGRAADHENGRLTIARLKYDGGGDWYNDPEAIPNLARELQLRAGIETNPDQRVVTLTDDLLFSSPFIFMTGHGEVRWTELEIRNLRTYLARGGFLYADDDYGMDEAFRREMKRVFPDKDFVELPFDHPIYHIIYEFPAGPPKHHEHDGKPPQGFGLFHDGRLVVYYTYESNVSDGWADEKTHNDPPAKREAAFRMGINIVAYALYR
- a CDS encoding serine hydrolase codes for the protein MTGPPGPPGSAGSAAEVDGPPAAPIRSSRWSTGVRVRARAALVVDMQSGEVIYQKNATSPFPVASITKLMTAVTYMGLNPDLEKKISITRQEVYRSNWTKLRFRERVSARDLLYATLIASDNAAARALARATGLTIEAFVDQMNDTAASLGLADSRFTEPTGLDSGNTSTAVDCIALLWNALQDDLLAEVLLAKEHRFGTNRRTHTIRTTNRLVREPVSESRWACVGSKTGYIRRAGYCLVLRAVGNEGDDLYAVILGGPTSRTRFTDMRRLLDWSVNTGRDAGPQAGIGG